The sequence GAGATATTATTGCACTTGCCACATCTATTAAAGGGTTAGATGTAACCCATACCGGATTTGCCATTAAACAAAATGGAAGAATACATCTACTTCATGCTTCCAGTTCCGGGTCTGTTAGAATAACCGAAGAACCATTAGTTGATTATTTAAAAAAAATCAAAAGTAATATTGGTATCATTGTGGCAAGACCTACTCTACTTTCTCCCTAAGCACCATTCAATACCACCTAGTAGATGTTGTCTAAAATCAGGCTCATCAAAAGAAGTTTCTGTGTGGCCGCCTCCGGTATAAAAAGCTCTTCCACCGTCAAATTCATGATACCAAGCTATAGGATGATTTTCGCCATTAGTTCCTCCTTCATAACTTTTTTCATCTAAATTAAGTAAGACAGAAACGTTGGGGTTTAGGTTTTTGTAATTGTACCATTCATCCGTACGCATCCAAGAATCAGAAAGATGATTGGTAGAACTATGTTCTTTATTCAGTACATCTATCTTAGCTTCATGCACACCGGGAGGATGGCTATCAAAATAACCACCAACCAATTTGCCATACCACGGCCAATCGTATTCCGTATCTGCCGCAGCATGAATCCCTAGAAAGCTTCCACCACCTTTAATATAATTTTCAAACGCCACTTGTTGGGTGTTATCCAAAACTTCCAATGTAGTACTAAGAAAAACCACCAATTTGTAATTTTTCAAGTTTTGGGGATTAAAGTCCGAAGACGTCTCCGTTTGTAGTACAATAAAACCATTCTCTCTACCCAATTGCCTTAGTGTTCTAACCCCTTTTTCTATGGATTCATGACGATAACCGGTAGTCTTGCTAAAGATCAAAACTAGCTCTGGGGTCTTTGGGGTACTCTCTGTTTTTGAGTCATCCTGGGCATTAATAAATAGTGTTGAACAAAGGGCAAACAAGAATAGTCTAATAGGTTTCATCAAAAGGGTTTTAAACATTTGAAGTTAAATATTTTTTTGGTGTTGTTCCATATTTCTTTTTGAAAGAAGCAATAAAATGACTGGCGGTGCTATAGCCTACCCTAAGGCCAACCTCATTTACGTTATGGCTTCCAGTTTCAAGCATTTTTCTAGCGTATTCCATTTTATAGTCAAACAAAAAACCATAAACCGAATCGCCATAAATCTGTTTGAACCCCTCTTTCAACTTCTTTAAACTTAATCCTATTTCTTTTGAAAGTTCATTCAATGTTGGTGGTTCCACCATTCTGGAAATCATGATCTCCTTGGCCATTTTTATACGGCGCACATTATCTTCATCTGCCAAGAAAGGGCATTGTTCCAAATCTGCATCCTTGGTTTTATTAAAATACAGCGAGATCAGTTCATATACTTTCCCTCTTACGTACAATTCTTTAATGGATGGATGCAGATTATAGTTCATTAATTGACTCAATACTACTGCAATTGCAGGGGAAACAACTTCTTGGGAATAGTATTTTTTTTCTTTATTGTCTTCGCTCAAAAATGGAATGTAATTGGCCTCATTGGAAAAAAGAGAATGAAACTTTCTAATGGTCATGATAACAGATAACAACCAGGTGTTAGGGGAAACATTCAAATTTAATGGCAAATCTTTCTGCGTATTGTACAACAAAAGGGAGTTCTCTTCAGATACTTCCAATGCATAATGTCCATGATTAAAATTAAACCGAGATCCACCCTTCAGACAAAAATGAAATTGAATAAATGAGCTGTCAATTTCCCGTTCAATAACATTAATTTCTTCTGTATCGTTCTGAATTTTAAGTATATAAAACCCATCTTCCACTAAAATTTCCTCATACGAACCTTTGGCGACATTTTCCATTGCTTAATGCTGTTTTTTAAAGCAATTAATTCTATTTAGAATGACTCTAAATTGTTTTTGCTAATTCAAATTTACCAATAAAAGCAGTGTTTTTGAAGTATTTAGTCAAAAAGTGACCATAATTGTGCAAAGGCTGTTATTTATAGTTCCGCTAGCGTTATTTTTTAAAATATAGTGCCCCTATTTTTGTGACACGATTTTTATCCTTTATGAGGAGTTACCACATTTCAAAACATAATTCTTTTTACGCCATAGGGCTAAGCTACAAGAAAGCAGATGCCGAAGTAAGAGGAAAGTTCAGTCTAGATGTTCCAGCAATAGATTGCATTATGGTTCAAGCTAAGGAGCAGGGCGTAGATGGTCTTTTGGTAATCTCCACTTGTAACCGGACCGAACTATACGGTTTTGCGCAACACCCGTTTCAACTTATTAAATTGCTTTGTGATCAAACTGCGGGTAATGTTGAGGAGTTTCAAGAGGTTGCTTATGTTTACAAAAACCATGATGCAATTTCGCATATGTTTAAAGTGGGCACTGGCTTGGACAGTCAAATTTTGGGTGACTTTGAAATCATCAGTCAAATCAAGCAAGGTTTTTATCGCTCCAAAAAGCAGGATATGGCAAATCCGTTTATCGAGCGCCTGTGCAACGCTGTTATCCAAGCAAGCAAACGCATTAAAAACGAAACCGAATTATCTTCTGGTGCCACATCTGTTGCTTTTGCCTCAGTCAAATATATCTTAAATACAATTTCAGATATCTCTGAAAAGAACATTTTACTTTTTGGGACTGGAAAAATAGGAAGGAACACTTGCGAAAACCTCATCAAACATTCTAAAAACTCCCATATTACTTTAATTAATAGAACTCGGGAAAAAGCTGAGGCCATTGCGGGGAAATTTGATTTAACCGTAAAAGATTATGGTGATTTACAAACGGAGATTAGAAAAGCTGATATTCTTGTTGTAGCTACAGGAGCTCAATTGCCCACAATTTCCAAAGCATTGATCTATCCAAAAAAGCCATTGCTCATTTTAGATCTTTCGGTCCCAAAAAACGTATCGGATGATGTTTTGGAATTAGACAATGTATCCTTGGTCCACTTGGACCAACTTTCTCAAATTACAGATGATACCCTAACCAAAAGAAAAGAATTTGTTCCCAAAGCGGAGGCTATTATTGAGCAGGTTAGAAAAGAGTTTTTGAAATGGTTAGAAACTAGAAAATTTGCCCCGGTAATTAACGCGCTTAAAGAGAAACTTAAAACGATGAAGGCTGAAGAAATTGACTTTCATTCAAAAAAATTATCCGATTTTAACCAAGATCAAGCAGAAATTATCTCGGAAAGAATTATTCAAAAAATTACAAAACAGTTTGCTAACCATTTAAAGAGTTCTGAGGTTGATACACAAGATAGTTTGGAACTTATTCAAAAGGTTTTCCAGTTAGAAATTGATTCAAAATGAGCAAAATCATACGAATCGGAACCCGCGATAGCGAATTGGCATTGTGGCAGGCAACAACAGTACAGCAAAAAATTGAAGATTTAGGGTTTGATACAATTTTGGTCCCTATAAAATCTACGGGTGACCAAGTCCTGGACAAACCTCTTTACGAACTTGGAATTACGGGGATTTTCACCAAAACATTGGATGTAGCCTTGTTAAAAGGTCAGATTGATATTGCAGTGCATTCCATGAAAGATGTGCCAACCCAATTACCACAGGGAATTGTTCAAACCGCCGTTTTGGAGCGTGCTGTTACCAGTGATATTTTGGTCCATAAGGGAGTAAGTTTTCTTCAATCTGAAAACTCAGCTACAATCGCTACGGGTAGTTTAAGAAGAAAAGCACAGTGGCTACATAAATACCCTCACCACAAGGTTGCGGATTTAAGAGGTAATGTTAACTCTAGACTTCTGAAACTGATTGAGAATGATTGGAACGGTGCCATTTTTGCACAGGCAGGTTTAGAGCGTATCAAGCTTTTACCAAAAGATGCCATATCCTTGGACTGGATGATTCCGGCTCCTGCACAGGGAGCAATGTTAATAGTTGCTTTGGAGAAGGATGCATTTTCAAGAGAAGTAACCCAAAAGCTAAATCACAAAGATTCAGAAATTACAACAACCATTGAACGTGAGTTTTTAAGAGCCCTAGAAGGTGGTTGCACCGCTCCTATTGGGGCATTGGCCAATATAAAAGACCAATCGGTCCATTTCATTGGAACAGTGTTCTCTTTGGATGGAAAACAAAAAGTTGACATTGAAAAGACCATCCCAGTAAAGTCCGCCAAAGGATTTGGAGAAATATGTGCACAAGAAGTTTTAAGTAATGGTGGAGATAAACTCATGGAAAGTATCAGAAATGAAAACAGTACTCTCCACTAAAATACTCTCACCTTCACAAAAGGAATTGTTCTTAAACTCTGGTCTAGGTTTAGTTGAATATAATGCCTTGCAAATTGAGTTTTTAGATGTGACAATTGCTCTTCATTACCAAAACTATATTTTCACAAGTAAAAACGCGGTAAAAGCTTTTTTAAGACATTCAAAAAAAATAGACACCTCTGATTATAAAGCTTTTTGCGTTGGCGAAAAGACTAAAGTTATACTGGAAGAAAATGGTTTAAAAGTTATCAAAAACACTGAAAATGCTTCAGATTTGGGTGATTTTATAGTCAAAAACCATCAAAATGAAGAATTTCTTTTTTTATGTGGAAACATAAGAAGAGCGGAGTTGCCAGAAGTTTTATCAAAAAATAACATTCGGTATACTGAAATTGAAACATATAAAACCCATTTGGTTCATAGAAAGTTCAACCGTCTTTTTGATGGTCTACTTTTTTTTAGTCCAAGTGGCATAAAAAGTTATACAAAGGAAAATTCTATTTCAGAACAAATGCTTTTCTGCATTGGTAACACCACTGCGACAGAAGCTAAAAAACACACAGATCAAATTATAATTGCTAACAAGCCAACAGTAGAAAATGTGTTGGTCCAGGCTATAAAATATTTTAAAAAGCATGATTAAAAACGACTTGTTCCTAAGAGCTTTAAAAGGTGAAACCGTAGATAGACCTCCTGTTTGGATGATGCGCCAGGCCGGCCGTTATCTTCCAGAGTTTATGGAACTAAAAGAGCAGTACGATTTCTTTACTCGATGCCAAACTCCAGAATTGGCTTCAGAAATAACCGTGCAGCCCATTAGGCGTTATGGAATGGACGCAGCTATCCTATTCAGTGATATTTTGGTGATTCCGCAAGCTATGAATATTGAGGTGCAAATGAAACCGAACTTTGGACCTTATTTACCCAACCCAATTAGGACCGCTAAAGATTTGGATCGTGTTATCATTCCTAGCATTGAAGAATCCTTAGGATATGTGTTAGATGCCATTACTATGACCAAGGAAAAATTGGCAGATGAAATTCCATTGATCGGTTTTGCAGGGTCTCCTTGGACCATACTTTGTTATTGTGTTGAAGGACAAGGCAGCAAAAGTTTTGATAAAGCACGTGGATTTTGTTTTACACAACCCGAAGCCGCTCATCAGCTGCTTCAGAAAATAACAGATACCACCATAGCCTATTTAAAAGCCAAGGTGAGGGCAGGTGTAAATGCCGTCCAAATTTTTGATTCATGGGGAGGAATGTTATCACCAGTGGATTATCAAGAATTTTCATGGAAATACATTCAACAAATTGTAGATGCATTAAAAGATGAAGCGCCTGTAATTGTTTTTGGAAAAGGCTGCTGGTTTGCTTTAAAAGAGATGTCACAATCTGGAGCTTCGGCTCTTGGAGTGGATTGGACTTGCTCTGCTCAAAATGCTCGATACTTGACCGGAGGAAATATTACGCTGCAAGGGAATTTTGATCCTGCTCGACTACTTTCTCCTCCAGAAGTCATCAAAAAAATGGTCACTCAAATGATCCGTGAGTTTGGCAAGGACAGATATGTGGTGAACTTGGGGCATGGTATTCTACCGCACATCCCAGTAGAAAATGCAAGAGCATTTATTGATGCAGTTAAAGAATATACCGATTAGCCTTTTTAAGTGTTGAAGATGCAACTTGACTTTGAAAACTATAGCATAAGTCCTATCCAAGAAAAAGATGCTTGGAGACTTTGCAATTTTGTAGTTTCAAATTCAGAACGGCTTAAAGCTTATTTTCCGCAGACTTTACAACAAAATCTCACCCCCACTTTGGCACAATTGTTCGTTGCGAAAAAGGTTAAAGAATATATGGCCAAAGAGGAGTTTCTCTTCACCATAAAAGAGAATACAAACCATACTATAGTTGGATTGCTTTATGTAAAAAACCTTCGTAAAATTCAGCACCAGGGAGAGTTGGCCTATTGCCTAGGGTATCAATATGAAGGTAAAGGCATCACAACAACAAGTATTAAAAAATTGATCCCATGGTGTTTTAATGAAGCTGAATTGCACACACTACAAATCATTGTTCACCATAGCAATTTAGCGAGCAAACGAATTGCAGATAAAAATGGATTTGTTTGGAAACAAACCTTGCCTCAAGAACACACCACAAGCAATGGAGAGGTTTTGGATATGGAACTATACGAACTTCATAATCCCAAAATTCACGCTTGAAACCATGAATCTAATTAAAACATTGAGAAGATTAGATTTAAAAAGTATCTGGGTTTTGACAAAATTATGTTTACGATTTCCCTTGTTTATTTTCCCTACACTGTCTGCCACTAAAAACTGTATGTCAATTTCAACGCAACATTACGGCCGTTCACATTATAAGAATGGCCCAGCGAATGCTTTCCGGCATGCCTTCTGGAATTACCTAATTGCTAAAAAGTGTCACCATACCATTAAAAATGAAGCTGTAGTACTTACTTGGGTAGAAAAAATTACTGATTGGCATGAAGAAGCTTTTCCAAACCGAAAATTGGCAAGAAAGATGGATTTGCACAATAATGAAGTAGGTCGTTTTGTTTTTTTAAAATATTCATCCCAAACAGTTCATAATGTGATAGTCATTTTAAAAAAAATGGCTCTCACATCTTCCAAAGTGAATACAAATTCCAACTTTGCTAATTTTAAAAACAAACTTGTTCATATAATTGATGAATAATGAAAGATAAATTCTACGCATATATACAAACGCTTCAAGATACCATTACCTCAAAACTTGAAGAAGTTGACGGAAAAGCTAAATTCCAGGAAGATCTCTGGAAACGCCCTGAAGGTGGCGGTGGCAGAACACGAGTTATAGAAAACGGAGCTGTTTTTGAAAAAGGTGGAGTCAACATTTCCGGAGTTCATGGGGAGCTGCCAAAAAGTATGCAGCACTATTTTGGAGTTCAAAATGCCGATTTTTTTGCCTGTGGATTAAGTCTTGTTCTGCACCCAAAAAGTCCTATGGTTCCAACGGTACATGCCAATTGGAGGTATTTTGAAATGTACGATAAGGAAGGGAATATAATAGACCAATGGTTTGGAGGTGGCCAGGACCTTACTCCCTATTATTTGTTTGAAGAAGATGGTAAGCACTTTCACACCATTTGCAAAAAAGCATGTGACACACATGACCCTGAGTTTTATCCCAACTACAAGAAAAGATGTGATGAATATTTTTGGAACACCCACAGAAATGAAGCACGAGGCTTGGGCGGTCTTTTCTTTGATTATTGCAAAACAACCGATACCATGAAAATGGATAACTGGTATAACTTTGTAACTGAGGTCGGCAATAGCTTTCTAGAAGCATATATACCAATCGTTTTAAAAAGAAAAGAGCTGTCATACACTGAAAAACAAAGGGACTGGCAAGAAGTAAGACGAGGGCGTTATGTAGAATTTAATTTGGTTCACGATAAAGGAACTTTATTCGGATTAAAAACAAATGGACGTATTGAAAGCATTTTAATGAGTCTTCCGCCACATGTACAATGGAAGTATGACCATCATCCTGAAAAAGGAAGTGAGGAGGAAAAATTGATTCAGGTATTGCAAAATCCAAAAGATTGGGTTTAATATGTAGCTTTGTGTTCAAACCAAACCTATGAAACAAAAAATTTACCAAATAGACGCTTTTACCGATACCGTTTTTGGTGGTAATCCAGCTGCTGTATGCATTCTTGATGAATGGCTTGATTCCGGTTTAATGCAAAAGATTGCCCAAGAAAATAATCTAGCTGAAACGGCTTTTGTAGTGCAAAAAAATGCCACTTATGAATTGCGCTGGTTCACTCCCGAAACCGAAGTAGACCTATGCGGACATGCTACCTTGGCAACGGCTTACGTGCTGTTTAATTATCATGGCCATCCAGAAAATACCATTCGTTTTTATTCCCATAGAAGTGGTGAGCTTTTAGTAGAAAAAGCTGCAAATGGCTATATGACAATGAATTTTCCAACCGATGAAACGGTTTCCTTAAGAAGTATTTCAGAAATTAATGAGGCTATTGGGCTAACTCCCCTTAAAACCATAAAAGGAAAGACAGACTATTTGCTCATTTATAACTCACAACAAGAAATTGAAGCCATATCACCCAATTTTTATCTATTGGATAAATTGGATTGCCGAGGTGTAATTGTATCAGCACCTGGTGATAGCGTAGATTTTGTGTCACGCGCATTTTTTCCTCAATGTGGTATTCCAGAAGACCCAGTAACCGGTTCAGCGCATACCAC is a genomic window of Flagellimonas sp. CMM7 containing:
- a CDS encoding PhzF family phenazine biosynthesis protein; this encodes MKQKIYQIDAFTDTVFGGNPAAVCILDEWLDSGLMQKIAQENNLAETAFVVQKNATYELRWFTPETEVDLCGHATLATAYVLFNYHGHPENTIRFYSHRSGELLVEKAANGYMTMNFPTDETVSLRSISEINEAIGLTPLKTIKGKTDYLLIYNSQQEIEAISPNFYLLDKLDCRGVIVSAPGDSVDFVSRAFFPQCGIPEDPVTGSAHTTLTPYWTNVLGKTKMTAKQISPRGGDLFCEYLGERVKISGKAVPYLIGEIDI
- a CDS encoding AraC family transcriptional regulator, which codes for MENVAKGSYEEILVEDGFYILKIQNDTEEINVIEREIDSSFIQFHFCLKGGSRFNFNHGHYALEVSEENSLLLYNTQKDLPLNLNVSPNTWLLSVIMTIRKFHSLFSNEANYIPFLSEDNKEKKYYSQEVVSPAIAVVLSQLMNYNLHPSIKELYVRGKVYELISLYFNKTKDADLEQCPFLADEDNVRRIKMAKEIMISRMVEPPTLNELSKEIGLSLKKLKEGFKQIYGDSVYGFLFDYKMEYARKMLETGSHNVNEVGLRVGYSTASHFIASFKKKYGTTPKKYLTSNV
- a CDS encoding uroporphyrinogen-III synthase: MKTVLSTKILSPSQKELFLNSGLGLVEYNALQIEFLDVTIALHYQNYIFTSKNAVKAFLRHSKKIDTSDYKAFCVGEKTKVILEENGLKVIKNTENASDLGDFIVKNHQNEEFLFLCGNIRRAELPEVLSKNNIRYTEIETYKTHLVHRKFNRLFDGLLFFSPSGIKSYTKENSISEQMLFCIGNTTATEAKKHTDQIIIANKPTVENVLVQAIKYFKKHD
- the hemE gene encoding uroporphyrinogen decarboxylase, whose translation is MIKNDLFLRALKGETVDRPPVWMMRQAGRYLPEFMELKEQYDFFTRCQTPELASEITVQPIRRYGMDAAILFSDILVIPQAMNIEVQMKPNFGPYLPNPIRTAKDLDRVIIPSIEESLGYVLDAITMTKEKLADEIPLIGFAGSPWTILCYCVEGQGSKSFDKARGFCFTQPEAAHQLLQKITDTTIAYLKAKVRAGVNAVQIFDSWGGMLSPVDYQEFSWKYIQQIVDALKDEAPVIVFGKGCWFALKEMSQSGASALGVDWTCSAQNARYLTGGNITLQGNFDPARLLSPPEVIKKMVTQMIREFGKDRYVVNLGHGILPHIPVENARAFIDAVKEYTD
- the hemC gene encoding hydroxymethylbilane synthase yields the protein MSKIIRIGTRDSELALWQATTVQQKIEDLGFDTILVPIKSTGDQVLDKPLYELGITGIFTKTLDVALLKGQIDIAVHSMKDVPTQLPQGIVQTAVLERAVTSDILVHKGVSFLQSENSATIATGSLRRKAQWLHKYPHHKVADLRGNVNSRLLKLIENDWNGAIFAQAGLERIKLLPKDAISLDWMIPAPAQGAMLIVALEKDAFSREVTQKLNHKDSEITTTIEREFLRALEGGCTAPIGALANIKDQSVHFIGTVFSLDGKQKVDIEKTIPVKSAKGFGEICAQEVLSNGGDKLMESIRNENSTLH
- the hemF gene encoding oxygen-dependent coproporphyrinogen oxidase encodes the protein MKDKFYAYIQTLQDTITSKLEEVDGKAKFQEDLWKRPEGGGGRTRVIENGAVFEKGGVNISGVHGELPKSMQHYFGVQNADFFACGLSLVLHPKSPMVPTVHANWRYFEMYDKEGNIIDQWFGGGQDLTPYYLFEEDGKHFHTICKKACDTHDPEFYPNYKKRCDEYFWNTHRNEARGLGGLFFDYCKTTDTMKMDNWYNFVTEVGNSFLEAYIPIVLKRKELSYTEKQRDWQEVRRGRYVEFNLVHDKGTLFGLKTNGRIESILMSLPPHVQWKYDHHPEKGSEEEKLIQVLQNPKDWV
- the hemA gene encoding glutamyl-tRNA reductase is translated as MRSYHISKHNSFYAIGLSYKKADAEVRGKFSLDVPAIDCIMVQAKEQGVDGLLVISTCNRTELYGFAQHPFQLIKLLCDQTAGNVEEFQEVAYVYKNHDAISHMFKVGTGLDSQILGDFEIISQIKQGFYRSKKQDMANPFIERLCNAVIQASKRIKNETELSSGATSVAFASVKYILNTISDISEKNILLFGTGKIGRNTCENLIKHSKNSHITLINRTREKAEAIAGKFDLTVKDYGDLQTEIRKADILVVATGAQLPTISKALIYPKKPLLILDLSVPKNVSDDVLELDNVSLVHLDQLSQITDDTLTKRKEFVPKAEAIIEQVRKEFLKWLETRKFAPVINALKEKLKTMKAEEIDFHSKKLSDFNQDQAEIISERIIQKITKQFANHLKSSEVDTQDSLELIQKVFQLEIDSK
- a CDS encoding GNAT family N-acetyltransferase, translating into MQLDFENYSISPIQEKDAWRLCNFVVSNSERLKAYFPQTLQQNLTPTLAQLFVAKKVKEYMAKEEFLFTIKENTNHTIVGLLYVKNLRKIQHQGELAYCLGYQYEGKGITTTSIKKLIPWCFNEAELHTLQIIVHHSNLASKRIADKNGFVWKQTLPQEHTTSNGEVLDMELYELHNPKIHA
- a CDS encoding ThuA domain-containing protein, producing MKPIRLFLFALCSTLFINAQDDSKTESTPKTPELVLIFSKTTGYRHESIEKGVRTLRQLGRENGFIVLQTETSSDFNPQNLKNYKLVVFLSTTLEVLDNTQQVAFENYIKGGGSFLGIHAAADTEYDWPWYGKLVGGYFDSHPPGVHEAKIDVLNKEHSSTNHLSDSWMRTDEWYNYKNLNPNVSVLLNLDEKSYEGGTNGENHPIAWYHEFDGGRAFYTGGGHTETSFDEPDFRQHLLGGIEWCLGRK